A section of the Rhodothermus profundi genome encodes:
- the trmD gene encoding tRNA (guanosine(37)-N1)-methyltransferase TrmD yields the protein MRIDIVTAFPDLVRGPLEYSIIRRARERGQVDIRVHDLRDYTTDRHRQIDDYPYGGGGGMVLKPEPIFRCIEAIQEEARRAGRPIDEVIYLTPDGQVFNQELANRLSLCQHLVLLAGHYKGVDQRVRDALVTMELSIGDYVLSGGELPALVVVDAIVRLIPGVLGDAESALTDSFQDGLLDAPVYTRPAVFRGMAVPEVLRSGDHERIAAWREEQRLLKTRQRRPDLLAQTESSMTHDE from the coding sequence GTGCGCATTGACATTGTGACGGCGTTTCCCGATCTGGTCCGGGGACCGCTGGAATACAGCATTATCCGGCGGGCGCGTGAGCGCGGACAGGTAGACATTCGCGTTCATGACCTGCGCGACTATACCACGGACCGGCATCGGCAGATAGATGACTATCCCTATGGAGGCGGCGGAGGCATGGTGCTCAAGCCCGAGCCCATCTTCCGTTGCATTGAAGCGATCCAGGAAGAAGCGCGCCGCGCAGGGCGTCCGATTGATGAGGTCATCTATCTGACGCCAGATGGCCAGGTATTCAATCAGGAGCTGGCCAATCGGTTGTCCCTCTGCCAGCACCTGGTGCTGCTGGCAGGCCACTACAAAGGGGTAGATCAGCGGGTGCGCGATGCTCTGGTAACGATGGAGTTGTCCATCGGGGATTATGTGTTGAGTGGAGGAGAGTTGCCGGCGTTGGTTGTGGTGGACGCTATTGTGCGCCTGATTCCAGGCGTGCTGGGTGATGCCGAATCGGCGCTCACCGACTCCTTCCAGGATGGATTGCTAGACGCACCCGTCTACACGCGGCCCGCCGTTTTTCGTGGCATGGCGGTGCCTGAGGTGTTGCGCTCAGGCGATCATGAACGAATCGCTGCCTGGCGCGAGGAACAACGCTTGTTGAAGACGCGTCAGCGGCGCCCGGATTTGCTTGCGCAGACTGAATCGTCAATGACCCACGACGAATAA
- the rimM gene encoding ribosome maturation factor RimM (Essential for efficient processing of 16S rRNA), which yields MQRVDPDELLLMGYVARAHGVRGAFKVVPETDDPRRFEALETIYVGRSPESVRPVRLRRVQYQPTRRGLIVLLQVEEITDRDAAQALRGLRVYARQSDLPPLAEGEFFLHDLVGLRVETEAGELVGTVVEVLEMPAHLIYVVGRPGRPHAMVPDVDVFVRELDLEGRRLVIRPIEGLLD from the coding sequence ATGCAGAGGGTCGATCCGGACGAGCTGCTATTGATGGGCTATGTAGCCCGAGCGCACGGGGTCCGGGGGGCCTTCAAGGTAGTCCCCGAAACGGACGATCCCAGGCGCTTTGAAGCGTTGGAGACTATCTACGTAGGACGATCACCGGAGTCGGTCCGACCGGTGCGCCTGCGGCGCGTGCAGTACCAGCCTACGCGGCGAGGCCTGATCGTGCTGTTGCAGGTAGAAGAAATCACGGACCGAGATGCGGCCCAGGCGCTCCGGGGCCTTCGGGTATATGCCCGGCAGTCCGACCTGCCCCCGCTGGCCGAAGGTGAATTCTTCCTGCACGATCTGGTGGGGTTACGGGTAGAGACCGAGGCGGGGGAGCTTGTCGGGACCGTAGTCGAAGTGCTGGAAATGCCCGCCCACTTGATCTATGTGGTGGGTCGTCCGGGACGTCCTCATGCAATGGTGCCGGATGTTGACGTCTTTGTGCGAGAGCTGGACCTTGAAGGCCGACGGCTCGTTATACGCCCAATCGAAGGGCTGTTGGATTGA
- the rpsP gene encoding 30S ribosomal protein S16: protein MAVRIRLRRLGRRNLPIFAIVAADARAPRDGRFIEDLGRYYPLHEPATVELKADRVLYWLERGAQPTETVRSILRREGILLALHLRRKGKSEEEIQQAVAEHRARQYEKLRKKAKPTVAQLKQAALEEERRRVAELEAELARKQAEAEAKAREEAERKAQEEAAEAAADAETEAPEAAAETATPEGGEAAVASEPEASAEADDQEEKAS from the coding sequence ATGGCGGTCAGAATACGTTTGCGTCGACTGGGTCGGAGAAACCTTCCGATTTTTGCCATTGTGGCGGCTGATGCACGGGCGCCACGAGATGGACGTTTCATTGAAGATCTTGGACGCTATTATCCGCTGCACGAACCGGCTACGGTCGAGCTGAAGGCTGACCGGGTGCTCTACTGGCTGGAACGGGGCGCGCAGCCAACCGAAACGGTGCGCAGCATCTTGCGGCGTGAGGGGATCCTGCTGGCGTTGCATCTGCGCCGCAAGGGAAAGTCGGAGGAAGAGATCCAGCAGGCGGTAGCCGAGCACCGCGCGCGCCAGTACGAAAAGCTGCGCAAAAAAGCAAAGCCGACCGTAGCCCAGCTAAAGCAGGCCGCGCTGGAAGAAGAGCGGCGGCGCGTTGCTGAGCTAGAGGCTGAACTGGCCCGGAAGCAGGCTGAAGCGGAAGCAAAAGCCCGCGAGGAGGCCGAGCGCAAGGCGCAGGAGGAAGCCGCTGAAGCGGCTGCCGACGCCGAAACAGAAGCACCTGAGGCCGCCGCAGAGACAGCGACCCCTGAAGGGGGAGAAGCAGCCGTAGCGTCTGAGCCAGAAGCTTCGGCGGAGGCTGACGACCAGGAGGAGAAGGCCTCCTGA
- a CDS encoding MqnA/MqnD/SBP family protein, translated as MVRLAIWDTLPAEFFVSGLTAGTVQLPVPLEVERCAAPEALERLLGGDVDVALVPTLDVLLHNEEVDALPAVALSSWKHPYARIVLRQGFTQVGSLALDPRYAQEAFVAQVVLQEHYGQTPQPVAYEGATRDELLSGDEDACLLIGNDVPTLQTGTLTLDLGQEWYELANYPMVWGLFAVRKGEGNPVLVKTLRRLARAAEAQREVWTHTREMSPELHAYFLENLRLRFDDLVMASLTEFREYLFYFQITDEVPDLPLYTIPEDEEDEEEDEDEVPLL; from the coding sequence ATGGTGCGTTTGGCTATCTGGGATACCTTGCCTGCTGAATTTTTTGTTTCGGGACTGACAGCAGGTACCGTGCAGTTGCCGGTACCGCTCGAAGTGGAGCGGTGCGCGGCACCTGAGGCGCTGGAACGCCTGCTGGGAGGAGATGTCGATGTGGCGCTGGTCCCTACGCTCGACGTGCTGTTGCACAACGAGGAGGTTGACGCATTGCCCGCCGTTGCCCTTTCTTCCTGGAAACATCCGTATGCGCGCATTGTGTTGCGTCAGGGCTTTACGCAGGTCGGCTCGCTGGCGCTAGATCCTCGCTATGCGCAGGAGGCGTTTGTCGCGCAGGTGGTGCTTCAGGAGCACTATGGCCAGACGCCGCAGCCTGTGGCCTACGAAGGCGCTACGCGGGATGAACTGCTGAGCGGTGACGAGGACGCCTGCTTGCTTATCGGCAACGACGTACCTACCCTGCAAACCGGCACGTTGACGCTCGACCTGGGCCAGGAATGGTACGAACTGGCCAACTATCCAATGGTCTGGGGCCTGTTTGCGGTGCGCAAGGGCGAGGGCAACCCGGTGCTGGTCAAAACCCTGCGCCGACTGGCACGAGCAGCCGAAGCGCAACGGGAGGTGTGGACCCACACCCGTGAAATGAGTCCAGAACTGCATGCCTATTTTCTGGAAAACCTGCGCCTCCGGTTTGATGATCTGGTTATGGCCAGCCTGACAGAATTCCGGGAATACCTCTTCTATTTTCAGATTACTGACGAAGTCCCGGATTTGCCGCTGTATACTATCCCGGAAGATGAAGAAGACGAGGAAGAGGACGAAGACGAAGTACCCTTGCTCTGA
- the smpB gene encoding SsrA-binding protein SmpB, which translates to MADNIKIVATNRKARHEYHIEDTLEAGLVLKGTEVKSLREGRVNLQDAYCTVERGEMYLLNCHISPYRNTGPHDNHDPLRPRKLLMHKREIERWGQAAQRKGYTIIPLKIYFKNGRAKVEIGLARGKKLYDRRADIAEREARRRLERVLKSRRG; encoded by the coding sequence ATGGCGGACAACATCAAGATTGTTGCAACCAACCGAAAAGCCCGCCACGAGTATCATATTGAAGATACACTGGAAGCAGGCCTGGTGCTGAAAGGAACCGAGGTCAAGTCGCTCCGGGAAGGGCGGGTGAATCTGCAAGATGCGTACTGCACGGTTGAGCGCGGTGAGATGTACCTGCTAAACTGCCACATCTCGCCGTACCGCAACACAGGGCCCCACGACAATCATGATCCTCTTCGCCCCCGTAAGCTCCTCATGCACAAACGTGAAATCGAACGCTGGGGGCAGGCCGCACAGCGAAAAGGCTACACAATCATTCCGCTAAAAATCTATTTCAAAAACGGCCGGGCTAAAGTGGAAATTGGACTGGCGCGCGGAAAGAAACTCTATGACCGCCGCGCAGATATTGCCGAACGCGAAGCCCGGCGTCGTCTGGAACGGGTGCTCAAAAGCCGCCGTGGATAA
- the rplS gene encoding 50S ribosomal protein L19 codes for MSDALIRLVEATQLREDIPEFGPGDTVNVHVRVVEGDKERIQQFKGVVISIRGSGARKTFTVRKVSNGVGVERIFPLYSPKIAKIEVLRRGHVRRAKLYYLRQRSGKSARIKEKRYVAPEEGQG; via the coding sequence ATGTCGGATGCGTTGATTCGTCTGGTTGAGGCCACCCAACTTCGGGAGGATATCCCGGAGTTTGGGCCCGGCGATACCGTCAACGTGCATGTGCGGGTAGTGGAGGGAGATAAGGAGCGCATTCAGCAGTTCAAAGGCGTGGTTATCTCGATCCGAGGGAGTGGCGCTCGAAAGACCTTCACGGTGCGGAAGGTTTCTAACGGGGTGGGCGTGGAGCGTATCTTCCCGCTCTACTCACCTAAGATCGCCAAGATCGAGGTGCTGCGCCGGGGGCATGTGCGTCGCGCGAAGCTCTATTACTTGCGCCAGCGCTCCGGAAAGTCGGCCCGCATTAAGGAGAAACGCTACGTTGCCCCTGAAGAAGGGCAGGGGTAA